The genome window TTTGTCGAGCTATTTATTATAGGTATCGTTTTTATATCCATCTTCAGAATAGCAAATCATTGGCTCATATGCTTTCCAATGTGGTGGGTCGGAGGTGTCGGAGATGTTTTAATTTCTTCAGCAGACTCTGTAAATGTTTCCAATACTGCTTGGTGGAGAGGTATTATTATTCTGATTGTAATTTGTACTATGTTTTATTTGAAGTATCCATTTGGAAAGAAAGAAATTGAACATCCAAGTATGAAGACATGATTTCTGAAATATATACTTTTTTCTAGTAAAACACTTTATTAAACAAGTGAAGGTTTAAATAACCTTCTGCATAGCAATAAATTGAGTATATGTACCAAAAAGCACGAGGGGGGTACTCCTTTAGAAGTAAGCATATTGAGCTTGGTAGGTGAAACCCTGAGAGTATACTTAGAGAGATATTAGATACCATGCGACAAAAGTCGCATGGCATTAGCCTTTTAGGGGTTTTAACCATCGTATTTTTGTCCCTCGGTAACATAGATGCCATCGAGCATTTTTGACATACTTTTTCTTATAGTAACTTTATCCCTATGATCTTTACTGGCTAATAGAAAAGATATAAAATATCCTCTTGACAGTGTAAAAATATGGTAGTATCATATAGTTAGTTCATATAAACGAACTATTTATACTTTTACGGGAGATAATATACTATGCAGAGTAACTTTACAGTAAAAGAAATAATTTCAAGGCTAACACAATACTTTGTAGAAAGTGATACCGAAATAAAAAAGGAATATATTTTTGCTGATATGTCAATGAAACAAATATACTACATTGATATAATCAATCAGTTAGGAAGGCCTACGTTTAGTGAGCTTACTAAGGCATTGGGATTAAGCAAGCCATCAATTACAGCAATAGTAGAAAAACTGGTAAATGCCGGATATGTAAGAAAAGAAAAATCACCGGAGGATAAACGATCATTTTATATTAGCTTAACTGAAAAAGGCCGAAGGGTTTGTAAAATGCATGATGAAATGCATGAAAGAATTATCGGTAGTTTTAGACTTTATATTAATGACACTGAATTTATTCAATTAATGTCAATACTCAATAAAATTACATTCGGCATAATGAATGAGAAAGGAGGGAGAAATGCTCCGGAAGGAGAGTAAGTATGAGGGATATAGTTATTATTTATTTTTCCGGAACAGGGAATACCAAATACGTATCCGAGGAAATCTGCAATTCGTTTATAAAGCAGGGTTATACTGTATCATTAATTTCTGCTGAAGATAAGGAAATGCTTGAAAAGCAGAATTATAATGGTAGTCTTGTCGGTATTGGTTTTCCTTGTTATGCTTTGAATTATCCGGATATTATTGCCAATGCCATACGAGAGTTACCATTCTATACAAATGCCGTTCCTGCTTTTATTTTTTCTACCAAAGGCTGGAGCACGGGTAACAGCATGAAAAATCTAGCTGTACTTATGAGAATGCATAATTTATTAACCATAAAAACAGGCAGCTTTATCTGCCCTAATAATGGTTGGATTACTCTCTTTTCCCCCAATTTTATTTTGTGCCGTAATATGAAATTCGATAATAAATTACTGGAGAAAATCGCTAACTATGCAGAAGATGTTATAAACCTACTTGCTGTGTATGATAAAAAACAGTTTTGCATAAGTACGGTAAGTAACCCGATTATGACACTTTTAAGTTGGTTGCTGGTAAAGATGGAAGGGCAGGTGATGAAATATTATAGAGTTGAATCTGATAAATGTACAGGATGCGGATTATGTGTACGAAAATGCCCTGACCATAATATTAAGTTTGATGAAAATCAAAGGGTAGTATTTGTAAATCCCAATAAATGCACTTGGTGCGTAAGGTGTATAAGTGACTGTCCTAAAGATGCTATCAGGCTGGGGCGGCCTTTAACCGGTAAAGGTTGGTATACAAAAAGCTTGCGCAATGAATTTCTAAAAAAAATCAATAAGGAGGTCAACCGTGAATAGTACATTATATGTGGATATGTGTGAATATAATAAAAAGGTTTTCCCAGCACAGATTATTATGGTTTTTATTGGTACTGCATCTTCATTATTCCTGTTTCTTAATCCGGGTAAAATATCACTTTTGTATTCTCTATTTTCGATAGTGCTATTCTATTTATGGGTTGGTATTACATATCCTTTTCTTTTCAAAGGTCTACTTAAAAGAAGCAAAGTCATGATAATTGTTGTTTTTATAAACCTTATTCTAGGTATTTTGCTAGCAGCTGATATATTTTTTCTAAGGGGTAATGGAGTCTTTGTTTTAAAACAGGTAGATACCTTGAAGATTAGTATTTCCGTTGGACTGGTAATATGGGGTATATTGATTCATCCGATTGAAGGAGTTATATTAAGAGGTCATAAATATGCAGCTTATCTTGGTGTGTATACTTGTCCGACCGCTCCTTATGCAATTGGGATATTGTCGGCAGTTCATTCCAATTCATTAGAATCTATTGTCCTTATAGTAATATCATGTATAGCTATAGCTACAGGAATTACAGCAGGACTGTTTGGGATGAAGAAGGAAAAAATATACGAAGATATTGTATTAATACCAGTGGGTTTATATGGTTTGTTGAGTGTATTTATAATGTGAATACAGTAAGCAAAACCTTCGAGGCTATGCTTCTGCCACTTTCCTTGCCTTCAATTTTTGAACGATACTTGCAGCCTTATCCTGCACACTCGGATAGCTACGGATGAGCTTAATGATGTATTAGAATTTGTGAAAATAAAAAGGAGCTTGTCTGATAGTAGTTTGGCATCTGTATTCATATAAATTTCCATGTACGAAAGGCTTGCTATAACAGCAAGCTTTTTTTGTATTTAGCACAGTTTTAATAATAGCATGTTTGGGCTTATGCAATTATCGCAATTTGTGCCATAGACAAACTTTATAAGTCACTAGAAAGTAAATTATTAAGATGGATATCACCATACATTGAGTATTTAGTTCGGGGTTTACCGATTATTTTACCGACACATACATAACATGCCATAAAATATTTTAGTGGTAAAAAGTGGGAAATAACATAAAGATTATTATAATCTAAATTATAAAAAATAAGTAACTATATCGATATATTAGGCCTATTACATATTTAAAATGGACGAAAAATATTTCCTTTAATACTTCTTGCAAACATCGCCTAGGGTTATTATCTATAAAGGAAGTGAACAACCAATGAAAGTAACGGCATTTAACGGGAGTCCAAGAGGGCCCGAAGGCAATACTGAAGTAATGGTACGCAGTCTTTTAAATGGTGCAGCTGATTCAGGAGCTGAAGTTGAAAATATTTTTTTATCTCAAATGACGATTAATCATTGCCGAGGATGCCGTAAGTGCGTGGGATTGGGTGGTCAGTGTGTTATTCAAGATGATATGCAGATATTGATTCATAAATATATTGGATCAGATATTGCCGTAATTGCAACTCCACTAATGATTGATAATATATCTGGTATGTTAAAGGTATTTTTTGACCGCACTTTTTGCCTTGGTAATCTTCGATTAGAAAAGGATGAAACTGGAGATTGCAGAAGATCACGCTCAAAACTTTTTGAACATTGTGTAATGCCAAAAATTGTTGTGATGGCAAATAGCGGCTATCCAGAAAGAGGAAATTTTCTAGCAATCAAGCAATTAATGAACAGGACTGCACGAAACTTTGGTATGAAAGTAATTGCAGAAATATATAAATCACAGGGTGTTTTGTTAAGTACTGGTATTAAAAGGTTGCGTCCAAAGATAGAAGAGTATAGTAAGCTATTATATAGGGCAGGAGAAGAAATTGTAAAATACTCGAAGCTTCTGCCTGAGACAGAGACTGCACTAACAGAAGATTTTATGTCTAACGAAGATTATTATAGATTAATAAATATGCTGAATTAAGATAAAGACACCGCATAAAAAGTGTAAAGGAAGAGATCTGTTATGTCAACAAAAGCTGTATATCCGTATTTTAGAGAAATCTACCCTGGTGCTGCTGCAAATTGCTTCACTGGTAGTTTATGTGAAGTTATGCGCCTGACTGGCAGTGAAATACAAGAGTATATTATATACTTATTAGGAAACGGATTCAGATTCTATGCGGCTATAGATGATTTTGGCGATCCCAAATTATTTACGGAACTTACTAAAACAGTTGATATATTTTGTGAAAAATATGGGGTTGGCCTAAATTATAAGGATATCGATCAGATAAACACAAAAAAGCAGATTTTAAATGTACTTGAAAATGAACATATTATTGTATGGTTAAACTCAAAACACCTGAAATATTCGGATTTCTACTATTCGCAGGAAGAAGGTTATTTACATGCTATTGCTATAGAAAGGGAAATAAATCCTGGATTAGTACGCATAATAGACAGTCTTATAGTAAGTGCTCCCGTTGTAAACTGCATTGCTGATTTTGAACTTGAATATTTAGAAAAAGCATTATTAGATAAAATTGAAAAACCTGAGATTACTAATGTGACGAAAAAAATAATAACCTTATCCAGAAGAGAATCAATGCCAACATCTCTTGAGAATACAATATTACGCAGTAGTCTATATAGTAACAGTGCTGAAATTCTTAAAGATTACTGTAAAGAAAAAAAATCGCCTGTTATGGAATTTTGTAGATACTGCCAGGAAGCCTTAGAAGAAGGTAATGAAAAGAGAAAGGTATGGCTGCTTCAAAGAATTAATAGGATAATCAAAACTCTTTGGGTAATCCCGAATCGTAAACTTCTACATGCTATTATACCTGATTTGAATCTTGCAAAATATGAAGAAGATACATTAGTAAATAGTTTGGATGACATGATAAACAATTGGTTAGTGCTATCCAGTTGTTGCTTAAAATGCTCTGTTCAGATACGCAAAGTAGATATGCTGGAGGAATACTTTATAGATGCTGACAAAGGCGAAGAATCTTTTTGGCGGCAAGTTAGTGATACCCTGAAAAAATACGTTTGATATGAATATTGTGAGTGGTAATCAAAAATTAAGCCTGTTTTTAAATATTAAAGGGAAATTCAGTAAGATATACCAATAATAACATAATTAAAGATATAAATTATAGTGAGGAGGTATGCTGATTTGGATATAACGAGCGAACAGACAAGAAAACTATTGCCTAGAGTAAATCCTTCTTTACAGACATTCGCAGGAGTCACACATACACTTTCTATTCTTGAAAGTTTTGAAAAAGAAACAAAGCCATGGCGTATGGAGAATTATATAGTTCTTCAGGCAAACGTCATTAAAGCATTCGGGGGTCAGGTTTTCATGAATTTTTATACCCTACCGAATTTATTTGACCATGGTAATCCGGAGATTCAAGCAAGAAACTATTATTGCCCATATTTCAATGTTTATAGTATTCCTATAAAAGATTACGCTGAAAAAGTATTCAATCCGGTAATCGGATCAATTATCAATTTTATTGATGACGGCTGCTATGTAGAACTACCAATTGACTTATTTGCTATAGAGAGGTTTAATATGCCGGGTCACTTTCTTCATACTCCGTTGATTTATGGTTATGACAAGAATGAGCAAGTGTTTTACATGAGTGATTTTGCAAATGAAAAGAAATATGAAGAAATGATCTGTACATTTGAAGAAATTGAGGATGCTTTTAATTCAGGTTTGAACATGGCAAAGAATAATACGGATCCTCTTACAGTCAGTATATTTGCAAAAAGCATTAATATTGTAAAGTACCATCCTTATAATCATGAATTTGATATCAAGCGATTCTGCGAACAGATATATGATCAGATACACCCGGGAAAATCCACACAATACTATAGAAAATATGAGTTGGTAGATAAGTATTCAGAGAAGTATTGGGGTACTGATATATACGATGCTCTTGAGGAAAGTATTAAATATAGCCATGCCAAAGGTGAAATATATGATAATCTTCGTCCTTTTCACCTAATATATGATCACAAGAAGGGGTTGAGTGAGCGTTTTGTATATTGCTCCCAATTATTTACAGATAAGCAAAAGGACATTCTTACACTGTCAGAAAATATGAAAGAGCTGGCAAATGATGCAGAGGAGCTTCGCAACAAAATTGTTAAGAATAGAATGCGTAAAAAGTTATCTGATCAGGAGCTGTGTATGCATCGGTTAAAAGATATTAAAAATCGTGAGGTCCTGATCCTGACAGAATTTCTGGAACTCTTTTCTGAAGTAATGAAAACTGAATCGGGTATGGCAGAAAAATAAATAAGAGAGGAAGTATACTCCAATGAAAGAAATCGATGTGTATAACAAGATAGCAGATATTATTAAGCAATGTTCTGAAAAGAAGGATATTACGGATCTTGATGACGCAAAGTTGGGTGATGTATTGGATTCTCTCCAATTTGTAAAGCTTATAGTTTCCTTAGAAGATGAATACGAGATAGAAATACCAGACAAATACTTGGTACCAGCTAATTTAAATTCGCTTTCTGCCATGACACAGCTAGTTGTTGGAATTATCGGAGGAGAAAAATGATTATAGATTTACAACCAATCAAAGGAAATAGTACTAGCAATTGCTTTTTCTTTACTTTATCAACTCTACTAAAGCATTACAACAACCAAACATATTTACATAATGCTTGCCTCTGGGATTTCAATTTTAGCTATAATCCTGCTTTAAGACTGGAAGACTGTTTGTTTGAGGATGAGCTGTACACGCAATGTTATGACTTTATATTTCAGACAACCGGGCTGTTTCTGACTGTTATGAATACAAATGCCTATAAACAGACGGTTATTGAATCGCTGGAAAAACAAAAGATTGTTCTGATCCATTTTGATAGTTATTTTTGTCCATGGAATTACAACTACTTAAACTATCACTATGATCATTTCTTAATTATTACAGGTTACGAAAATGGAAACTACACTTGTGTGGACTCTTTTTACCTTGATGAAACAGTCATGTTATCAGAAGAACTCTTTGATAAGGGAATCATGCACATTATTGACCATGAATACCAGGATTATAGCACAAATGAAACCAATATCATTGCTGTGGTTAAAGAGTGCATGCAGGCAAATACAAAAATGCTGGATGAATCTAAAATGTTTAAAGATATGCTCGTGATGGCTGATTCCATCTTAAATATAGACAAGGATAAAGAATTTAAAGGACATAATGATGTAAAAACTGTTCCTTTATTTACTAAGCTTCAGAATATTGTGCTAAACAGAAATGCATTAAGCAATGTATGTGAACAACTATATCAGGAAACCGGTCTGGAAGGATATAAGGAAATATCTGAATTGTTTGCAGAAGTAAGTCAGGAGTGGAATATGCTTCTTGTTTTGCTGATGAAATTTTTTGTAACCGGAATGCAAAAACCGCGTGTAAATGCTTCAACAAAACTTAAAGATATTGCCGGCTTTGAAGTACTCATTGCTACAAAACTTAACAACTTATGATCAGGGAGGTATAAATAATGGATATAGAAAAGGTAGTTATCGATCTAATTGCCAAAATTGCCGATTTGGATTCAAGTGAAATAAAAAAAGATTCTTTGCTGGTTAATGATCTGTCAATGGACTCTCTTATGTTCCTGGATTTTGTTACTCAGATAGAAGTTGCAGCCAATAGTGTTATATCACCGAAAGAAATGGCTCAGATTAAGACAGTGCAGGATGTAATAGATTTAGTTATCAAAAATAAGGAGTGATTACATGGCTGTTTACATAAATAATTGGGAACATTACAGCAATGCTTACACTTCGGCCGAAGAATTTGGAGATGTTTTTTTTACAGTGCAAAATGAGACAATTGGCAGCGATAAAGTACGCCCTTTGGATGAGCCGCCTGATTTGTATGATTATATTGAAAAACGCGGGTCTGGTAAAAAGAGCAACTTTACAAAAGTAACTTCATATATATCTAAAAAACTTAGCAAATTTGATATCCCTGATTATCGTATGGGAATCATTATGGCAACTGAATTCGGCAATATCATAGATATGTGTAACCTCGCGAACCTTGCCCATTCTTCTCCGTCACCTATCTCGGCTCAAATATTTCCAAACGCTACAATAAGCAGCGCAACAGTTACCGCATCAATAGTATTACAGGCAAAAGGACTTAATTTAACAATTAACAGCGGTGTTTTAAGTTTTTATTATGCTCTGATGATTGCAAAAAGCTATATTGAGGATGACAAGCTGGATGCCTGCATCGTCATGGTCGGTGATGATTACAATCAGTTTGCCATGGAGGATATCAATACCTCGTATATGGAATTTGAGCATTTTCTTTCGACAATTAATGGCGTTATGCTAAGCAAATACAAAAATGAATTTAGTAATAACTATATTATTAAAAATGTTGCTATATCATCTGAAGACTCAATTGAAGCTTTTTTAGTGTCAAATACACTATATAGCTGCTATAAGCCCTGCAGCAGACAACTGGTGGAGTCAGCCTTAAGCTATCCCTGTTCATATATTGGGCCGTCTATTGCTTTCGCAGAAATAATGCAATGCCTGAAACACCTGAAAGAATCGACAACTTCGCAGGAATGCCGGGTATTGTTGTCAGATAACGGGTTAGTGGCTAGCCTGGATATAGAAAAGGAAACCTCATAATACAGGTATACTATGAGACAACACTGTATTTTTACTAAAGGGTATAAAATAGGCGGACATCAAATTATTTTCAGGAGGGTATTTATATGAAATTATCGGTTGGTATTAACTGGGACCCCCAGCTTATTAATAGTCTTTCGGAAATACCAGAAGTATCTGAAGTATATGGCTGCAATAGTGCAACTCCGGTCGGAACCGGAAGACCATCCATGGTGCTTGGTAAAATAACAAAAGAGGACACGCCGGCATATATTAGTAGAGTTCATGAAAAAGGTCTTAAGTTTAACTATGTACTTAATGCTCCCTGTATGAATAATCGGGAGTATTCTGTCCAAGGACACAGGGATTTGATTGAGCAGATTGATTGGCTTGCCAGTATTGGAATAGATGGGTTTACGGTCTCGATACCATATGTAATAGAGATTATTAAAAAGCGTCATCCTCATCTCTCTGTTAAAGTATCAATTGCCGCCCATGTCGGTACAGCCAGAAAAGCAAAAAATTTTGAAAGCCTGGGTGCCGATGAGATCATGATTGATAATATGATAAACCGGGACTTCCGCATGTTAGAGAAAATTAAGAAATCCGTAAATTGCAAATTGAGTCTTTTATTGAATGATGCCTGTATTTATGATTGCCCTTATAGAGTATATCACTACAATACCTGTGGTCATGCTTCTCAAACCAACCATGAAACAAATGGATTTTATATTGATTACTGTTCAATACGTTGTACCTTGGACCGGCTGAATGATCCCAGCCTGCTGGTTTCAGCAAGGTTTATCCGTCCCGAGGACATAAAGTATTATGAAAATATCGGCTTCGATTCATTCAAGGTTAGTGGCAGAAGGATGAAGTCACATTGGATTACAAGAGCGGCCAAAGCATATTCTTCAAGAATATATGATGGAAACTTATCGGATATCTTGGATTATTCTTTGATTGGTGTTGAAGAGGATGTACAAACCCCGGATTTTGAACCTGTAATGAGGGGAGCGAAAGATATCAAAGCACCTTCATTTGCTAAGCTTGCAACATTTATGCCCCACAGACCCAATATTGATAACAGGGCATTGGATGGCTTTCTAAAGCAATTTGTAGATCTTAAGTGCAGAGGAGTCTGTAATGAATGTAATTACTGTAAATCCTGGGCTGATAAGGCGGTAAAAACTACACAAGAAGATCGTAATTCAGATTTCGAATTCTATAACGAACTAATGCAGGATTTGATTTCCAGCAGAGTATTTCTGGGTGAGCAGGCAAAGGTTTGATATGCAGTATACGAAAGCAATGAATCCAATTGCGGTAACCGGAATTAGAACAGTGAGAGATAAAGAATAGCGAGAGGGATGATTTAAATGGAACGGATACTTGTATCTGGAATCGGAGTGGTGTCGCCAATCGGTATCAACACTCAGGATTTCTATAACAATTTGATAAATGAAGAATATTCTCATACTATCGAAAAAACTGCATTTCCAGGTCACGGCAATGATAAAATGACGGCTCGTCTTACACAAGAGCAGAAAGATAATATAGATAACACAATAAATGGATCGGAAAATATACCAAATACGGTAAAATACGCTATTTATGCTGCAGGTCTTGCACTTAAAGATGCGGAGCTTGATGAAACAAATCTATCTGGGAGAAGAGTTGCTGTTATCATCGGTAATAATGATGCCGAAGCCGACGTGTTTGACAATTTTATCAAGACAGGTGAGCTTATAAAATATGGTTATACCAGTTATAACATTTCCAAAGGAGTTTCAGATTACTATAATCTGAACGCACTAAATTTCTGCGTGCATAACACATGTGCTTCATCAAATATGGCAATTGATTTAGCATATACAATGCTAAAAAATAAACAAGCTGATATTGTAATTGCCGGAGGTGCAGATTCTTTCTCCTTGAAGAATTATGCCGGGTTTAACAGTTTAATGGCACTAAGTCAATCAACATGCAAGCCGTTTTCCAGCTTAAGAGATGGTATTACAATAACTGAAGGGGCTGGCATTGTTGTGCTCGAACGGGAATCAGATATGATAAAAAGAAAGCAGAGTGCTTATTGCGAGGTTTTGAGTGTTGGCAGCAGCAATGACGCACATCACTTAACGCAGCCTGATAAGCAGGGAATACTACTGGCGATAGAAAAAGCATTCAGGTATTCCGGTATTACTTATAAGGATGTTGATTATATAATGGCACATGGCACAGGTACAGTGACAAATGACAAAACAGAGTCATCTGTTATAGATGCGGCTTATCCGGAAAAGAAAAATCTTAAGGGCGTATGTTCCATCAAGGGAACAATTGGACACATGATGGGGGCTGCAGGAGCTGTTGCAGTTGTAGCTATATGTATGATATACAAAAATGGTGTTCTTCCACCGTCTTCCAAGTCAATTCCTCTGGATAAAGATTGTGATATCAATGTT of Clostridia bacterium contains these proteins:
- a CDS encoding MarR family transcriptional regulator, yielding MQSNFTVKEIISRLTQYFVESDTEIKKEYIFADMSMKQIYYIDIINQLGRPTFSELTKALGLSKPSITAIVEKLVNAGYVRKEKSPEDKRSFYISLTEKGRRVCKMHDEMHERIIGSFRLYINDTEFIQLMSILNKITFGIMNEKGGRNAPEGE
- a CDS encoding EFR1 family ferrodoxin (N-terminal region resembles flavodoxins. C-terminal ferrodoxin region binds two 4Fe-4S clusters.), with the protein product MRDIVIIYFSGTGNTKYVSEEICNSFIKQGYTVSLISAEDKEMLEKQNYNGSLVGIGFPCYALNYPDIIANAIRELPFYTNAVPAFIFSTKGWSTGNSMKNLAVLMRMHNLLTIKTGSFICPNNGWITLFSPNFILCRNMKFDNKLLEKIANYAEDVINLLAVYDKKQFCISTVSNPIMTLLSWLLVKMEGQVMKYYRVESDKCTGCGLCVRKCPDHNIKFDENQRVVFVNPNKCTWCVRCISDCPKDAIRLGRPLTGKGWYTKSLRNEFLKKINKEVNRE
- a CDS encoding DUF6064 family protein — translated: MNSTLYVDMCEYNKKVFPAQIIMVFIGTASSLFLFLNPGKISLLYSLFSIVLFYLWVGITYPFLFKGLLKRSKVMIIVVFINLILGILLAADIFFLRGNGVFVLKQVDTLKISISVGLVIWGILIHPIEGVILRGHKYAAYLGVYTCPTAPYAIGILSAVHSNSLESIVLIVISCIAIATGITAGLFGMKKEKIYEDIVLIPVGLYGLLSVFIM
- a CDS encoding flavodoxin family protein, with translation MKVTAFNGSPRGPEGNTEVMVRSLLNGAADSGAEVENIFLSQMTINHCRGCRKCVGLGGQCVIQDDMQILIHKYIGSDIAVIATPLMIDNISGMLKVFFDRTFCLGNLRLEKDETGDCRRSRSKLFEHCVMPKIVVMANSGYPERGNFLAIKQLMNRTARNFGMKVIAEIYKSQGVLLSTGIKRLRPKIEEYSKLLYRAGEEIVKYSKLLPETETALTEDFMSNEDYYRLINMLN
- a CDS encoding BtrH N-terminal domain-containing protein, whose amino-acid sequence is MDITSEQTRKLLPRVNPSLQTFAGVTHTLSILESFEKETKPWRMENYIVLQANVIKAFGGQVFMNFYTLPNLFDHGNPEIQARNYYCPYFNVYSIPIKDYAEKVFNPVIGSIINFIDDGCYVELPIDLFAIERFNMPGHFLHTPLIYGYDKNEQVFYMSDFANEKKYEEMICTFEEIEDAFNSGLNMAKNNTDPLTVSIFAKSINIVKYHPYNHEFDIKRFCEQIYDQIHPGKSTQYYRKYELVDKYSEKYWGTDIYDALEESIKYSHAKGEIYDNLRPFHLIYDHKKGLSERFVYCSQLFTDKQKDILTLSENMKELANDAEELRNKIVKNRMRKKLSDQELCMHRLKDIKNREVLILTEFLELFSEVMKTESGMAEK
- a CDS encoding acyl carrier protein; amino-acid sequence: MKEIDVYNKIADIIKQCSEKKDITDLDDAKLGDVLDSLQFVKLIVSLEDEYEIEIPDKYLVPANLNSLSAMTQLVVGIIGGEK
- a CDS encoding phosphopantetheine-binding protein, whose translation is MDIEKVVIDLIAKIADLDSSEIKKDSLLVNDLSMDSLMFLDFVTQIEVAANSVISPKEMAQIKTVQDVIDLVIKNKE
- a CDS encoding U32 family peptidase; this translates as MKLSVGINWDPQLINSLSEIPEVSEVYGCNSATPVGTGRPSMVLGKITKEDTPAYISRVHEKGLKFNYVLNAPCMNNREYSVQGHRDLIEQIDWLASIGIDGFTVSIPYVIEIIKKRHPHLSVKVSIAAHVGTARKAKNFESLGADEIMIDNMINRDFRMLEKIKKSVNCKLSLLLNDACIYDCPYRVYHYNTCGHASQTNHETNGFYIDYCSIRCTLDRLNDPSLLVSARFIRPEDIKYYENIGFDSFKVSGRRMKSHWITRAAKAYSSRIYDGNLSDILDYSLIGVEEDVQTPDFEPVMRGAKDIKAPSFAKLATFMPHRPNIDNRALDGFLKQFVDLKCRGVCNECNYCKSWADKAVKTTQEDRNSDFEFYNELMQDLISSRVFLGEQAKV